A stretch of DNA from Cannabis sativa cultivar Pink pepper isolate KNU-18-1 chromosome X, ASM2916894v1, whole genome shotgun sequence:
aaaaaaattagtttcatttttatagttGTGTACAtggtagttatttaagatattttataagtttttgaaaaaatttaacacactaaaaataaaattcaaataatttattgtacgcgttactattttattttataaatgtgGGAAGTATGAAAACTatttttcatattgtaaattattcttaattttttaaaattttacaaatctttttaaataattataacatataaattagactaaaaaatatttaaataccaaaaaaaaaatgcatcagTAAATATAATgctaaaagacaaaagtcatGGGTTTCTATTTAATTGTACTGGTTATAAGCACGTGGAATGATTTTCACCCAAAAAATTGAAAAGCTATTctagaaaataaataagtaaataaatgaaaaGGTAAAGACATTTCCAAATTGAAGTTTTTTAACTTTTTCAGTTTATAAAGTagaaaaaaaagaaggaaaaataaaagcaaAGGCTGAAAATGGTAATAATAATGACATGTCCAGTTGGCAGAGCAGAGCAGACCATTCCATTCTTTTCTATTATTCTTTCTCCAACATTGTTATTAGAGCATAATGGCATTATTGCTGCCAAACATTTTtgcgacatgtcgcgttgcgattgattaacgatattctctaaaaactattatattaaattatatgggacccgatacttaattaaaccaatagcgatattaacaTGTAGTAGAGTACTAAGCACCACTGGTACCCTTTAGCAATACtcttattattatgtattagtcttaactaatattgttttagaatttttggcggctaaccctttaataatattattttacttgtatttaactaaattcaaaatttagaagtaaaactttttaaattacaaaacacttagtaaatttAAGGTATCATTTAGTTAACTATCACTCTAGAATGTTTATGAATACACTCTTGTATACGTGGTACATTTATATTAAtacacataatattattatttaaaatttattttaaaattaaagaaaattataaaaataaaaaataaaatattacaaataaaaaatattataaattttgaaataattttataatttttaaataataatattagttaTATCAATATACACGTGCCACGTGTACAAAAGTATATACATAAACAATCCATGTTGACAGTTAATTGTGAAAATAGATATCATCTTAAATTTGCTATCAGTTCAACAGTTTAGAGGTTTCACCACTAAAATTTAAACTTAGAGAATTAAgtgcaaataaaataataattaataatttaaataataaaaactatatttttaataagtggcatttttataattaattaacattattggttaaaaattattttttaaaattatataaaaatctaatatttaatcatataaatagtaATATAATTTAGAAAGTGTTTAAGCACCAATAATAAATTTGAGTAATTGTGCTCTTTCTCACATCAAAACACAAATTACAAACCATTTGTAACTTAACTCGTATCAAAAACCAAAACCACGCGTTTTCAAACCTCGTTTCTCGTTTCTTAATTCACTTCTCAAATAGGGAAACaaaaactattattattatattatataataaaataaattctaattagaatttttgcgtctaaattataaaatattattattagatattaataatacttaatattatttaaaattaattagtaatatttttttaaaaattatttacttaaattatataatatgtgatatttaattgtattaataATGATATAACTCTAAGAAGAATGCTTTTTAGCATTTCTGGAATTTTTATATGTAGTAAATTATactctttaaattttttatgtcagtaaataaaatttcaaaattattaaaattgttatatttaagaatttttgtttaattttattaacaaaaatctaacatatataaaaatttataaagcatgatttaatacatgttaaaatttattatatataatttaataaatgttaaaactcataaaatacaattttgtacatttcaaaatttataaaaatacaatttaatacgtgtcaaaattaataaaataattattgaaacTCATGAAGAcatagtacatatcaaaattaacAATTTAATAAATAGACAATGGCCACAATAAattaaatccaacaattttaattggcataaaataaaataataataaaaaaagaaactgTGTTTTGCTCTGTTtttatttaatagttttttttttcctttctctcTTTGTTGAAACTCAGATTCATATTTCTTACATCGAATCGGAACGAGTTGAGTTCTCTGACTCAGTGTCGGGGGTTTCTCTCTCTGCATGGACGGTCATTACTCTTCTACCAGCTCCATCTCAACGGTCAGATTTGAATCCAGTAATCACTCATTTTCACGCACCATCAAtgatcttcatcttcttcttctctctctgtcAGTTACTCCAATTTAGAATTCaatttcttattatatataaatatatgatattGTGAATCATTTGAttttatgtattaaattcattaatttattttttattttttggattggTGGTTAGATCATCAGATTCATCACCATTGGATCTGGAATTGTTGACGATTATGATGATCATGATGATTACGATGGTTCGATTGTACGGACAGCAAAcatggagaagaagaaaaggactatgaagaagaagaagagctctgaagaagaagaaaaggttATTGTATCGAAACGACGTCGTTTGAATGGGCTGTGGAAATTCGAAGGTTGATGACTTACCTTTAGTAACTCTTTGCCGTGAACGGAGAGACCTAATCAAAACGGCGTCGGATCATCGGTACGCACTCGCTGCCGCTCACGTTAATTATTTTCAGTCTCTTAATGATATTGGAAACGCTCTTAGGAAATTTGTGGACGAAGAACTCGTCGTCTCCGCCTCTTCCGCCGCCGATTCCTCCTCTGTTCCTGGCTCTCCTGTTCTCACATTGCCTTCTGACGAAGgcaaaaagagaaagaagaagaagaaacctgGCGGTGCCGGTGCCGGTGGAGGAGAGAGTAagaattcttcttcttctactacTTCGATTTCGATTTCTCATCTAGAGGAAGATATTGAGGATTCTCATTTGCATTTGGAATCTTCTGGTTCCGATTTGGATTCTGAATTGGATTCTGCCTCCGGTCACATTCATATGGAGGATAGCCATAGCCATAGCCACGGTCACGGTCACGGTCAGGGGCAGGGTCATACCCATCAGAACCCTTATCCTTATCCTCAAAGCTATCCTCAGAATGATTATTGGGCTTCTTCTCAGATTCCTCCTCAAGGAATTTACCCTCCTAATTATTGGGCTTCTTCTCAGTTTCCTCCTCCCGTAACTTATCCACCTCCTCAGAGTGATTGGAATTCTCAGATTCATAACGGGAATGGAGTTAATTCCTACATGTATTACGCCAAAAGGTCAGGGACGAACATACAATCCAGAGTCTATGAGGAGCCTGAAACTGAAAGGTATACTACTAGTGCCTCATCTTATGGCTACACTAGTAATCCACTGTACGGTGGTGGCGGCGGCGGTGGTGGGTTTTTTGGTTTCTCAATGGGTTCGCCGCCACCGCAGCAGCAGCAGGGTCCGCCGCCGGTGGTGGCTCCGCCTTCCCCACCGAGAGTTTCAACTTGGGATTACCTTAATTTCTTTGATACTTATGATAACAGTAATTATTCGGGTATGAGATACGGGTACGGGTCGAATACGAGTAGTCCTGATTCGAAAGAAGTGAGGGAGAGAGAAGGAATACCTGAGTTGGAAGATGAAACAGATGTAGAAAGAATGAAGGTGAGAGCAGCTACTAAGACAAAGATGAAtcctgataataataataacaatttgggagtgaagaagaagaagaagatgatggatGAAGATGTTTTGAAGAGGAATAAGAATTCAGGTGAAGGGACTTCTAGAGCTGCTGCTGCTCATCATCCTCCTCATGTACCTTCTTCTTCATCAAGTTCTTGGCCAACTAGGAGCAATGATAGTCCAGAATCTATTCCAGAGTCTATTCGAGAGACTGAGATTAGTTCAGAAACAGTTGATACTAGTGTGTTGTCTTCTAAGAGTcctcaagaagaagaagaagggtatTCTACTAGGAAGAAAGGAGTGAGTTTTGAGATTGATGAATCACCTAATACTGAAGTTGAGTCTTCTAAGATGAGTAGCTTGACTACATTGTCTGTTCATGGTACAAGAGATCTTCAGGAAGTTGTTAAGGAAATTAAAGATGAATTCGAAACTGCTTCGGGTTTTGGTAAGGAGGTGGCTGTGTTACTTGAAGTTGGCAAGTTGCCTTATCAGCCTAGAGCCACTTCACTTAAAggtataatttaattttgtattattttgtttcttatGATCTTGTTTGTTATTGCTTTTTGAAAAATGTCTTTACTTAAAATTAAAAGTACTATTTAAGATTACTTTCAAGATTAAAGTAGAGATTAATATATGAACTATTAAATTTGTGTTGTTATAGGTGAATAAAGTTGAAAGAGTTGTGGTCCCAAATCAGTCTCAAGTTTATAACTTCATTGCTTAAGCTAACTTCCAAATATGCATTTATTAGCTTGATCAATTGAAACTTATGATCTTCTATTGTGTAGTGATTATTTCCAGGATTCTGTACATTATAGCCCCTTCAAGGCCCCCACCCAGGCGGCGTGTAAGGATATCATCAAAAACGTTGAAACTAGCAAAAGCATACGGTGGAGGTCCTGGAAAAGAGTCTGAAATGAGGTCTGGAAACCTTTCTTCCACTCTGGAGAAACTTTATGCTTGGGAGAAGAAGCTTTATAAAGAAGTTAAGGTATGCgctttcatttaaaaaaagaaaaaaaaaagaacaatgaAATATGTAATTCTTGTTTGGATCTTGATTCCTAATTTGTGTGGTTGTGCATCAGGAGGAAGAAAGGTTACGCGTTATTTATGAGAAGATGTGCAAGAGACTAAAGTACCTAGATGAGCATGGAGCTGAGCCCGTGAAGATTGATGCTACCCAAGCTTCAATCCGAAAATTACTGACAAAACTTAATATTTGTATAAAGGCTGTCGATGCCATTGCATCTAGGATACACAAGTTGAGGGATGAAGAGTTGTTGCCTCAAATCACGGAATTAATTCATGGGTATGTATTTGCACGACTTTGCTGTCCTTTTTTCATATTTGGTTGTGCTTGATTATGCTATAAGAATGAGGCTTGTGCTAAATTGTAGTTTTCTAAAGTATCGGTTAGTCAAACTAGGTTTTCAGTTGCAccttttggttaatatctttggATTGTTTACTTATGTTGAATTCTTTGTTTTGAATGTGTAGATTGATAAGAATGTGGAAGTCCATGTTTAAGTGTCATCAGAAACAATTCCAAGCTATCATGGAGAGTAAAATGCGCTCTCTTAGGGTGCACGCCACTCGAAGAGAGACGGGTCTGAAAGCTACTGTTGAACTTGAAATGGAGCTTTTGAATTGGTGCAACTGCTTTAACAATTGGGTTACTATGCAAAAATCTTATGTTGAGTCCTTAAATGGATGGCTTTTAAGGTGTCTTCTCCACGAACCCGAAGAAACAGCAGATGGTATAGCTCCTTTTTCACCAAGCCGTATGGGAGCACCAGCAATCTTCGTAATATGTAATGATTGGTTTCAAGCAATGGAAAGAATTTCAGAACAAAAGGTATCAAAAGCAATGAATGAATTTGCCGGAACACTGCGCCAATTATGGGAAAGACAAGACGAGGAACAACGACAGAGAATTAAAGCAGAGTTTCTCTCCAAAGATGTCGATAAGCGACTTAGACACTTGCGCATGGAGAATGGAAAACTAGAGCACGATCATCGCGATGCATCCTCAGACAAAACAACAACTCTGTCAAAAGTCCATTCCGGTAGTGGAATTTCTCCATTAGATGATTTAAAAGTTGATTTAGATTCAATGCGAAAGAAATTAGCCGAAGAAAAGGCAAGACATAAGCAGGCTGTCAAACTTGTTCACGATGCAGCTTCAAATAGTTTACAAGCGGGATTGACCCCGATTTTCGAGGCTCTTGGTAGCTTCAGTTCAGAGGTTCTTAAGGCTCATGAGCAAGTTCGGCTTCGAAATTGTGAAGGATCATAAGGATGAAGCTAAACTTCATCATGTATATGTATTTAGGAGATGATGGTTAGGTATTTAGGTAtagaatgaagaagaaagattgGAGGAAAGTTATTTATTGAGCATAGGATTGTTTATCTTGAAATTTTCTTCCAAGAAAATAGGTAGGAATTTTTGTACAGGAATTCATTTATTGGTTGATTGGTTTGGAAGTGGCTGTAGTGATGGGAAGATGTAGTAGTTTAAGTTTTGTAGAAGGAATTATATATCAACAATTTTGGCTCAtcatttttcaaatatatatttcttataTGAAATTGTTGATTTAAgggtttttttttctgttaaAGTTTATTAAAGTTTATGGTTAAAACTAAAtcaactaattaattatatatatttaaatatttaattttatttatttattaagattatatttaaataattatttacaagtattaataaaattaaataattattttttttatataaatttaaatttaaattaaattataatgcaattaattaataatattttaaaacaaattatattttatagtagtattgtgttggattgtattgtattgtattaatattatttaatacaatattatGTTTAGTATTGAGTTGTATTAATAgcttatgtaaaactatattatCTTTGCCATAAATTTGACCTCAACTTCGACCTCGTCTAAGTCTGAGGTTTAGGGTCTGGGGTCGTGCCTGGAGTCCGAAGTTGAGTTTGGGTCGAGGTCTGAGTCTAAGGTCGAGTTCAAGTCTGGGGTCGGGGCTTAGGTTTGCGGTTTGGGACCGAGTCCAAGGTTTGaattcgggtttgggtctaagATTTGGGGTCTGAGAACTGAGGCTAGGTCTGGGGAtggagtctaggtttgggtttaggaccAAGGTCGGGTTCGGGACTAGGGTtctagttcgagtttgggtctgggattGGGTTCGGGGCCAAGTTCaggattcgggtctaggtttgagttcaggttcggagCTAGGTCTGAAGTCAAGATCTCCAATCCTATActatgtaaatattataatataaactaatacaaattatttattatatattaaataatacaactaacattatattaaaatttaggatcataataattaatataatataatataattcattaaaaatatatatatataaaatataatacttATTTAAACATATtagttaatttaatataatattactcGTATACAACTACCGAAGGAGCTCTTAATAGTTACATTATACAATAGGTTTTTCCTTTCTATGAAGCCACTAAGGTAATAGCCATAGGTATTAAATGGCCTGCATTGCACATGCAATGTCTCTAAATTGAGAAACAGGCAGCAATTTCAAAGTGAATAGAATTGATATAAACAAGGGAACAAATTCATGCATTTGAGCATGGCTATGGCTACTAGTTATTATGACAGTAGATTTATAggttttattataatattattttcttcaagaaatgaTTATTCTTTTATGGTCATGCTCCAAAATCTGCATCTTTTATACAGAGTTTTCATaatgaattcttttttttttctttatttcataAAAGGggcaagacagcctttcttgtACCCCTACAATTTTTCAtcacttgttttatttttagaataattagcttttttagtccctgtacttatgacactatactatgatgccccttaatttataagtgtagttaaaaataccccttaaaatatatcagttggaatagtataatccttctatttaattctgttaaaattgactaaagttgactgttaaattaataatgtggcattatacatagatagtagttgaaaaattatataccattaggaaaataaattacaagtcataaaaattacaatcacaggaaaaaaaaaatgaaaaataacatccaaaaaatagaatatcattaccttaattttccaaaaatcccatgttctttttagtgatatccatctcttcaaatactgtagaatcctaattttacacctttttctaatttgaactgctaaaaaacgattggaattattttaataaaattatttttattaaatttttttaaaaggttatgaaatcatttttttaatcatctttcattgtcagttattatgccacctcatagtcaattttccctctaaaaatagatgaaattactactttatcctttgttataataccacatcatcaatGCAAAcggtatttttaaacaaaataaacagaaggactaaatgtatgcatataaaattatacaaggactatttgtaacaagctgaatagattaaggggcataatagtatagtgtcataagtacagggggtaaaaaagataattattcttatttttaagtACAGTCACTTTTAACCTTCTcattattttggaaaaaaaaaaactagaaaatgtTTCACTGTAACAATTGATAAACAAAGGAGAAATTTACatagtatactaacttttgctatttttttacaaaaatactgtcaggcagaatttttcacttttttactgtgtttttttataagtttcatactgcagtatactgtgttaagtttacactggtgttctactggtgttttactagtgttctactgttgttttgagttattctgctttgtgttttactggtgttttataaaaatacagtatttttgaaaagatttccgtgtgatagtatttttgtaaaaattaacccaaattctaatatttttgtaagtttccctaaaCAAAGCAACACTAAGAAACCGAAGCAATGGGCCAATTCTCTGCAGGCTCCCTTTCTTCAGCCTATATGGTTTGATAGAACTGGTCCAGGCCCATCTCAAGCTAATTTGGGCTCTTGAGTAAAAAACTTCtaattaaactttttttatatatatgaaaagaattatgttttttttttttcatatatagcaTAAAAATCTAATATAATAGTTTGAAAGTATAATTGGgcttttttcttaataaaatgtGAAATAtagtatcttaaaaaataaactaggtaattatattttttaataaataataataaaaatacaaaataacatatttttaaaaactaaatttgGAACCTTTTTATCAAAGAGTTTTTTAGATTTGGATATGGGCCTTGGGCGTGAGCCCTTGCTGCCATATAAGGCCCTGCCTAGCTATATAAGGCCCGATGTaaaatgttctttttttttttttttaattattactgttgtatatataaaatggtaatattctaaatttgagTACATTTTCATATATAATGTTCCGAATTCCACAAGGCTCATCATCTCAAGTCAAGTTTTTATATTCCTTTTATAGTAATTtgtgacataaatacttaagtttaactttcaCTTGTaaataatgttgggttttatgccttaaataaaactccaattcAATGTAATTCATtgtattcaacatcaataaagaaacagaagtatttttcattcatttgtgtatgttttggttcatcttatcaattgcttgtctatttgatttataaattcatctgaaatccctttcacatacttgatcctgtttattgtgttgtcaacattagaaagtaaacatgactatgtgaataaagattcctagatttatcagaacacggggttttactgatatgacaatctacagcagagtttacttgcatttggaaaagtattatgctctttccagagcattggttaaagtaaagctcaggttgggtgcatggagtatgcatcggaagggaccgatattgaactttgacatagatttattaaacttaccgtaatatctattcaagtcaatatcgcctagttgatcctagatcaaatgatcttaatcctgatatgattatgttcaatctcaagagtgttattagtgttctttcatttgttagttaagcctacttttgggtcagggtgatacgtacattttgggaacacggtagtgcaattgagtgggagcgctaacataaatatggaatctatagcttctatctggcgaatagaaagtaaaggatgatttccttcgagcttgaccaaacgaaaataaatggtggagtactcatttcacatagctgaaatatcatttatacggggttaagtgttttaaggataaaatacattgtagagtgttacggtaatctaatccttttacagtgtagatcattcatatagaggatcattgatcaaattaggattataacaatggataactaatgacgtgtctatatggtggaacatatagagcgttctatatactgagagtgcaattctaagttctatgcgtggattcaacaaagaattaataagtcagtgaatttaagttataaattcttgatctgcttattggaagctcggttatatagacccatggtccccccactagttgagacaatattacttgtaagactcatttaattggttttgattaatcaattataattctcaaattagactatgtatatttgtgaatttttcactaagtaaggacgaaattgtgaagaaagagtttttagggcatatttgttaattaagatactttgtatggttcaattaataaatatgataaatgacaatattatttaataattatttatagttattaaatagttagaattggcatttaaatggttgaatttgaaaattggcatttttgagaaagtaagatgcagaattgataaaactgcaaaatttgcaaaagtgaggcccaaatccataaagccatggccggccacttttataggaaatatcatctgatattttcattattttaatgccaaataattcaagcctaaccctatgtggtatgctataaatagatagtgaaggattCAGGAAATAtacactttcacatcttgtttcctttcagagaaaaacctgaactttctctctctaaacctagccgccaccttcaccctcttcttattccttgaataatttcaaacctcttagtgatagagtagtgcccacacacagcaagtgatacctcaatcatagtgaggaagatcgtgaagatagacattcaacaagaaggagattcaacactaaagaaaggagagaaagagatccagattcagatcttgataatactctgcgacagaaaggatacaagggttagagatctcaacggaaggagacattttattctgctgcacccaatgtaaggtttctcatactttatatgtgtttaattttataatcgttttagaagttcatatttagggtgttaatcaacatacttgtgagtagatctaagatcctggtaaaataatttccaacaactggcctcagagccatggtaattgatttgcttgcaagaaatttggacttaaaacgatttgtttgttatttggatggtatcatgttgttttgtgtgttgtatgatgattgaatgatgtttgtgaattttcgtgaaacataattgaaaatatgtttctggaattatttttattggatagtttgggaaaaattaagcaatttacttttttacaaaactcaatttcgattttatttgaattagttatgattttttgaaaatcagaaaaatatcgggatggtgcaactgtcacacgcgcgcgcatgagaggcttccctcggacagcacgcgcacAGACACGAATTCGTGTCTGAAACTGAGGCCTGCGCGCGCCGGCATTTCTCGGTCAAGTCCTCCCAAGcccgcgcgcggacagtatgcaatgcatactgtccgtacagctcgcaatttttttcgtttttttttcgatttttcatgctatttcatggaattaacttccgattttttgtgtagttttgtattttgattcttacttttcaattttcaaatctaatatcagaaataaattaatttgatttttttttttaaattaattttagatattagtgtagtttgaatttgaaaacaagtaaaaatctatctttttgcttgattttatatcttatttttaaatttgattgttttatcttattttttaaatttaaaggttagatattaaatattttttaaattaaaatttacttaaattatttgaccttatttaaatttaaaataagattactataatcatgtaattttaaatagaagtaagatattttgctaacttttaagttttgttattttttatttaaattaaattataaaatctgaaaaatatgttttttttgttttatgtttaatctataaaataactttaaaaatttaaaaggtggttatcaat
This window harbors:
- the LOC115707775 gene encoding nitrate regulatory gene2 protein, which encodes MGCGNSKVDDLPLVTLCRERRDLIKTASDHRYALAAAHVNYFQSLNDIGNALRKFVDEELVVSASSAADSSSVPGSPVLTLPSDEGKKRKKKKKPGGAGAGGGESKNSSSSTTSISISHLEEDIEDSHLHLESSGSDLDSELDSASGHIHMEDSHSHSHGHGHGQGQGHTHQNPYPYPQSYPQNDYWASSQIPPQGIYPPNYWASSQFPPPVTYPPPQSDWNSQIHNGNGVNSYMYYAKRSGTNIQSRVYEEPETERYTTSASSYGYTSNPLYGGGGGGGGFFGFSMGSPPPQQQQGPPPVVAPPSPPRVSTWDYLNFFDTYDNSNYSGMRYGYGSNTSSPDSKEVREREGIPELEDETDVERMKVRAATKTKMNPDNNNNNLGVKKKKKMMDEDVLKRNKNSGEGTSRAAAAHHPPHVPSSSSSSWPTRSNDSPESIPESIRETEISSETVDTSVLSSKSPQEEEEGYSTRKKGVSFEIDESPNTEVESSKMSSLTTLSVHGTRDLQEVVKEIKDEFETASGFGKEVAVLLEVGKLPYQPRATSLKVIISRILYIIAPSRPPPRRRVRISSKTLKLAKAYGGGPGKESEMRSGNLSSTLEKLYAWEKKLYKEVKEEERLRVIYEKMCKRLKYLDEHGAEPVKIDATQASIRKLLTKLNICIKAVDAIASRIHKLRDEELLPQITELIHGLIRMWKSMFKCHQKQFQAIMESKMRSLRVHATRRETGLKATVELEMELLNWCNCFNNWVTMQKSYVESLNGWLLRCLLHEPEETADGIAPFSPSRMGAPAIFVICNDWFQAMERISEQKVSKAMNEFAGTLRQLWERQDEEQRQRIKAEFLSKDVDKRLRHLRMENGKLEHDHRDASSDKTTTLSKVHSGSGISPLDDLKVDLDSMRKKLAEEKARHKQAVKLVHDAASNSLQAGLTPIFEALGSFSSEVLKAHEQVRLRNCEGS